Proteins co-encoded in one Armatimonadota bacterium genomic window:
- the flgG gene encoding flagellar basal-body rod protein FlgG: protein MIRSLWTAATGMAAQQLNIDVISNNLANVNTPGFKKSRVDFQDLLYQTLRTAGTTEAQGSMVPTGIQVGLGTRPAAITRIFSQGDFQQTNNPLDLVIEGDGFFQVLLPNGTTAYTRDGTFKLDSQGRIVTADGYPLDPEITIPAEATSISIGSDGTVSVTMAGQTTPQELGQIQIAKFINPAGLNNLGRNLLAPTAASGEPIVDTPGLNGLGTIAHGFVEMSNVKVVEEMVNMIVAQRAYEVNSKAIQTADDMLSIANNLRR, encoded by the coding sequence ATGATAAGATCGCTGTGGACCGCCGCAACCGGCATGGCAGCACAACAGCTAAACATTGATGTAATCTCAAACAATCTGGCTAACGTAAACACACCAGGATTTAAAAAGAGCCGGGTTGATTTCCAAGATCTTCTTTATCAGACGCTTAGGACTGCAGGCACAACGGAAGCCCAAGGATCAATGGTTCCTACAGGCATCCAAGTTGGCCTTGGCACAAGACCAGCTGCGATTACCAGAATATTCTCGCAGGGTGATTTCCAGCAGACCAACAATCCGCTAGATCTTGTGATTGAAGGTGATGGATTTTTCCAAGTACTGCTTCCCAATGGAACCACTGCCTATACTCGGGATGGCACATTCAAGCTAGACTCGCAAGGTCGCATAGTCACAGCAGATGGGTATCCTCTCGACCCAGAAATTACAATCCCAGCCGAAGCAACAAGCATCAGCATTGGTTCAGATGGAACAGTATCTGTCACAATGGCTGGCCAAACTACCCCTCAGGAGCTGGGGCAGATACAGATAGCTAAATTCATCAATCCAGCAGGTCTGAATAACCTTGGCCGCAATCTTTTGGCACCAACAGCCGCTTCGGGCGAACCGATAGTAGACACACCTGGTCTCAATGGGCTTGGAACAATTGCCCATGGGTTTGTTGAGATGTCCAACGTAAAGGTTGTCGAGGAAATGGTCAACATGATTGTCGCTCAACGTGCCTACGAGGTCAATTCCAAGGCTATCCAAACAGCAGATGACATGCTGAGCATCGCAAACAATTTGAGGCGGTAA
- a CDS encoding flagellar basal body P-ring protein FlgI, translated as MNRTMAKICFAFLIILTLEMAIAEQTVKIKDIARIEGARSNQLFGYGLVVGLDGSGDTQQTLFTAQSVANMLQKFGISVPPDKMKVKNVAAVMVTADLPPFVRPGSKIDVTVSSLGDARTLQGGTLLQTPLQAANGLVYAVAQGPVSVGGFTAGGGGTSITKNHTTVGRIPGGAIIEQAVPTTLVDDGCINILLNNPDFTTAVRIAEAVSNKLGAGTATALDAATVQVKAGEQDVIRTIADVGELSVVEAEVAKVIVNERTGTVIIGGGVKLSPVAISHGNLSIEIKTEKQVSQPGPFAKKGETAVVEQTTVDVKEERGYLINLQPGSTLRQLVQALNELKVTPRDIVAILQALKQAGALHAELEII; from the coding sequence ATGAATCGCACTATGGCTAAGATATGCTTTGCTTTTTTGATTATCTTGACGCTAGAAATGGCAATAGCCGAGCAAACTGTGAAGATTAAGGATATTGCCCGAATTGAAGGAGCCAGAAGCAATCAGCTCTTCGGCTACGGGCTAGTAGTAGGTCTTGATGGTTCTGGCGACACCCAGCAAACACTTTTCACTGCCCAGTCTGTAGCCAATATGCTTCAAAAATTTGGCATTAGTGTGCCGCCAGATAAGATGAAAGTGAAGAATGTAGCTGCTGTCATGGTTACAGCTGACCTTCCGCCCTTTGTTCGCCCAGGAAGCAAAATTGACGTAACAGTTTCCTCATTAGGAGATGCCCGCACGCTCCAAGGCGGCACATTACTACAGACTCCACTTCAAGCAGCCAATGGTTTAGTTTATGCAGTTGCCCAAGGCCCAGTTTCAGTCGGTGGGTTCACCGCAGGTGGAGGCGGCACCAGCATAACGAAAAACCACACTACCGTAGGGCGCATTCCCGGCGGAGCAATCATCGAGCAGGCGGTCCCAACGACGCTTGTTGATGACGGCTGTATCAATATATTGCTGAACAACCCCGACTTCACCACAGCAGTCCGTATCGCTGAAGCAGTAAGCAACAAGCTTGGGGCAGGCACGGCTACAGCTTTGGACGCAGCAACAGTCCAGGTTAAAGCAGGAGAACAAGATGTGATAAGAACAATTGCCGACGTTGGTGAGCTTTCGGTTGTCGAAGCTGAGGTGGCAAAAGTCATTGTAAATGAACGCACCGGAACAGTCATCATTGGCGGTGGAGTCAAGTTGTCGCCAGTTGCTATATCACATGGCAATTTAAGCATTGAGATAAAGACAGAAAAGCAAGTTTCTCAACCCGGTCCATTCGCCAAGAAAGGCGAAACAGCAGTTGTTGAGCAAACTACGGTTGATGTAAAGGAAGAACGCGGATATTTGATCAATCTCCAGCCAGGCTCAACTTTAAGGCAACTTGTGCAAGCATTGAACGAACTTAAGGTAACACCCAGAGATATTGTAGCTATTCTTCAGGCTCTCAAGCAGGCAGGTGCACTTCATGCAGAGCTTGAGATTATATAA
- a CDS encoding HAD hydrolase family protein, translating into MDIRRHSDYKPIKIAFFDVDGVLTDGTKFYHEDGTVSKLFHDQDSTGLRMLTQNGVEVIIISADERVNRNWAEHQSLPFYCTADKAETVAELLDKKGYDGKSAAFVGDDLRDLEAMKLVRYSMAPANASQQVRRVARFRLRRAGGSGAGREAAELILRINRFIF; encoded by the coding sequence ATGGATATTAGGCGGCATTCTGATTACAAACCTATAAAAATTGCTTTCTTCGATGTGGACGGCGTCCTTACGGATGGAACAAAGTTCTATCACGAAGACGGCACAGTTTCTAAGCTTTTTCACGACCAAGATAGCACAGGCTTGCGAATGTTAACCCAAAATGGGGTGGAGGTCATTATAATTTCCGCCGATGAGCGCGTTAATAGAAATTGGGCGGAACATCAAAGCCTGCCTTTCTATTGCACAGCTGACAAGGCAGAAACCGTAGCAGAGTTATTGGACAAGAAGGGATATGATGGCAAATCGGCGGCTTTTGTGGGAGATGACCTGAGGGATCTTGAAGCCATGAAGCTTGTTAGATATTCAATGGCGCCTGCAAATGCATCGCAGCAAGTGCGTCGAGTGGCGAGGTTTCGGCTTCGCCGTGCCGGTGGCTCGGGTGCTGGGCGTGAGGCGGCAGAATTAATTTTGCGGATAAACCGTTTTATTTTTTAG
- a CDS encoding flagellar hook-basal body protein, whose product MIQGLYASASAMIAQLDQQDIISNNLANVSTPGFKRTRVSFSNFIAELSNAHGAESRPSATQVKCVIPILNTKQDETIGQMIDTESKTNLAIDGPGFFVVSTPTGEIITRSGNFKLNQAGQLVTQEGNLVLGENGPITITSDNWSVEPEGNVKVSGTIVNKLRIHTDSSNTPGKVIQGSLEGSNVNVVLEMVSMISALRTYEANQKVIQSIDQTLDKVINQMPRTV is encoded by the coding sequence GTGATTCAGGGTTTATATGCATCTGCGTCAGCAATGATAGCGCAACTGGACCAACAAGATATTATCTCAAACAACTTAGCAAACGTAAGCACTCCAGGATTCAAACGCACGCGGGTTTCATTTTCCAATTTTATAGCTGAACTCTCAAACGCTCATGGTGCTGAGTCTCGACCATCTGCCACCCAAGTCAAATGTGTAATCCCAATACTTAACACCAAGCAAGACGAAACCATTGGTCAGATGATTGACACGGAATCTAAGACTAACTTGGCAATTGATGGCCCTGGTTTTTTCGTAGTTAGTACACCCACCGGCGAAATTATTACAAGAAGTGGAAATTTCAAGCTCAATCAGGCCGGGCAGTTGGTTACACAAGAAGGAAACCTCGTTCTTGGCGAAAATGGGCCGATAACAATAACCAGTGATAATTGGTCGGTGGAACCCGAAGGGAACGTGAAAGTTAGCGGCACAATTGTTAACAAGCTTCGCATTCACACCGATAGTTCAAATACCCCGGGAAAAGTTATACAGGGAAGTTTAGAAGGTTCGAATGTTAACGTCGTACTTGAGATGGTCTCTATGATTAGCGCGTTACGAACATACGAAGCAAATCAAAAAGTCATCCAATCGATAGACCAAACACTCGACAAAGTCATCAACCAAATGCCTAGAACAGTTTAG
- a CDS encoding NTP transferase domain-containing protein — protein MRSVVLLAAGMGTRLGSMTEKLPKCLIPFNGKTLLEYTIEKLLRFNFDNIVVVAGYRHEQVRRIVPDILVNEDYATTQPPYSLRIGLERVPHGPVLVMDADIYFEDRVLEEILKMGDRSFVITYTAESKLEPGSRVNVKDGRVVQIGRYISPLFPWQIHSGITHISSADFDYYKYLANQDTFRTTEMHVLLNELCKKRPILAINMEKARVERKTGDIFLDGGSFSDVLVTEEDNIIRKESAKDTERLINEIYYLRDLPEDLRPYFTELLDYSVEGPVVWYTMPHYPQPSLKKLILSGQFTALDAVEVLTRIVKFLVEKVYVLRRIDAPASYTASVHFNRVDVRREMALKRAPILKQVFGAKHYIINGLEYENPFDIIEKIRTRVKLVSTLQPPYLCMIHGDPHFDNLLIDTSQTPCGFRLVDPKGFCAGDPMYDISKLFHDFQGLYDFIYEYMFDLNWQLQGDVFEAEFQIHNCAALREFQKINEYFPTIVSQFFESDPNWYLRMKFIEAIHFNCLQPFHIKGDGIESKAIAMFLVGVQQMNNFWEMVPPDLKKEDMKYKLVNINTIEDFTYARSLIKSDLNEEQAKAA, from the coding sequence ATGAGAAGCGTGGTGTTGCTCGCGGCAGGAATGGGAACAAGGCTTGGCTCAATGACAGAAAAGTTGCCCAAATGCCTTATTCCATTTAATGGTAAAACGCTTCTAGAGTACACCATTGAGAAGCTCCTACGCTTTAACTTTGATAATATCGTGGTAGTTGCTGGTTATCGCCATGAACAAGTGCGCCGGATTGTTCCGGATATCTTGGTGAACGAGGATTATGCCACCACCCAGCCTCCTTATTCCCTCCGTATAGGTCTTGAAAGAGTCCCTCATGGACCTGTTCTTGTCATGGATGCGGATATTTATTTCGAGGATCGTGTGCTCGAGGAAATTCTCAAAATGGGGGACAGGTCTTTTGTTATTACCTACACTGCCGAATCTAAGCTGGAGCCAGGTAGCCGTGTGAATGTTAAAGATGGTCGAGTCGTTCAAATCGGACGCTATATTTCACCCTTATTCCCTTGGCAAATCCACAGCGGGATTACTCATATTAGTTCGGCCGACTTTGATTACTACAAGTATCTTGCCAATCAGGATACATTCCGCACAACCGAAATGCATGTTCTTTTGAATGAATTGTGCAAGAAAAGACCAATTCTTGCTATCAATATGGAGAAAGCAAGGGTTGAGCGAAAAACAGGGGATATCTTTCTCGATGGAGGTTCATTTTCTGACGTATTAGTGACCGAGGAGGACAATATAATAAGGAAGGAAAGCGCGAAGGATACGGAAAGGCTAATAAACGAGATATATTATCTCCGTGATTTGCCTGAAGACCTTCGGCCCTATTTTACAGAGCTTTTGGATTACAGCGTCGAAGGACCAGTTGTTTGGTATACGATGCCACATTATCCTCAGCCTTCGCTTAAGAAGCTTATTCTTTCAGGCCAGTTTACCGCACTTGATGCAGTAGAAGTTCTTACTAGAATAGTTAAATTCCTAGTTGAAAAGGTCTACGTGCTGCGTCGTATCGATGCCCCGGCAAGCTACACTGCTTCTGTGCACTTTAATAGGGTTGATGTTCGCCGTGAAATGGCTTTAAAGCGAGCTCCAATATTAAAGCAGGTTTTTGGGGCAAAGCATTACATAATTAACGGCTTGGAGTATGAGAATCCGTTTGACATAATCGAAAAGATTAGAACTCGTGTAAAATTGGTGAGCACTCTTCAACCGCCGTATCTGTGCATGATTCACGGCGATCCACATTTCGACAACCTGCTGATTGACACGTCGCAGACGCCTTGCGGTTTTCGCCTGGTAGACCCGAAGGGTTTCTGTGCCGGAGACCCCATGTACGATATATCTAAGCTTTTCCATGATTTTCAAGGTCTTTACGACTTTATATATGAATACATGTTTGATTTGAATTGGCAACTGCAAGGTGATGTTTTTGAAGCCGAATTCCAAATTCATAACTGTGCCGCGCTTCGAGAGTTTCAAAAGATTAATGAATATTTCCCAACAATTGTTTCACAGTTTTTTGAGAGCGACCCAAACTGGTATTTGCGCATGAAATTCATTGAGGCAATTCATTTTAATTGCCTTCAGCCGTTTCATATTAAAGGAGATGGCATAGAGTCGAAAGCAATTGCTATGTTTCTTGTTGGCGTTCAGCAGATGAACAACTTTTGGGAAATGGTCCCACCCGACCTCAAGAAGGAAGATATGAAGTATAAGTTGGTTAATATCAACACTATTGAGGACTTTACATACGCACGAAGCCTGATTAAGTCAGATTTGAATGAAGAACAAGCAAAAGCAGCTTGA
- a CDS encoding rod-binding protein, with product MRVNNLPISKSNTSAVVSNEQKLRKACKEFESVLIHQLLTIMRQSIPKTDLFGDRREEELFNSMLDEEIAKQISLTNPLGIADMLYTQLSKTHNNKD from the coding sequence ATGCGCGTTAACAACCTACCAATAAGTAAGTCAAATACATCAGCAGTCGTAAGCAACGAGCAGAAGTTGAGGAAAGCATGTAAGGAGTTTGAATCCGTTCTTATCCACCAACTCCTGACAATAATGCGCCAGTCAATTCCTAAAACCGATTTGTTTGGCGACAGGCGCGAAGAAGAACTTTTCAATAGCATGCTTGACGAGGAAATAGCCAAGCAGATTTCTCTTACAAACCCTCTGGGCATAGCAGACATGCTATATACCCAGCTATCGAAAACTCATAATAACAAGGACTAA
- the flgA gene encoding flagellar basal body P-ring formation chaperone FlgA gives MSKQITKYVLILGLMLAIVPAIATPQLTIQVRPSCEVESQTITLGDIATIKVDDQAFAEKAKKTVICCSPLPGKSRELTRSQITTALRRVGLWSNSIVFLCPDLVSIKRRALLVTGEMLFDAVREYVSKKEDLPGVASAEIVRLPTDQEVPIGKLELRVKSSNKQLKGRVNVPIEIVIDGRTYRTVYVPALIKVIAQVPVATKTIAKDEELDASNISLEERDITNLPNDIIIGKPEAGWSACVPIPQGSVLRRGWIASPPVIKSGDAVIVFVNNGAVSVSDKGVAVQEGRIGDRIKVRLFRDSQEVRGTVTAPGIIEISLDRRT, from the coding sequence ATGTCCAAGCAAATTACCAAATATGTGCTAATTTTGGGGTTAATGTTGGCCATCGTTCCAGCAATCGCAACGCCGCAACTAACCATACAAGTCAGACCTTCCTGTGAAGTGGAAAGCCAAACCATCACTCTCGGGGACATTGCAACAATAAAAGTGGATGACCAAGCATTTGCTGAAAAAGCAAAGAAAACCGTTATATGTTGCTCACCACTCCCTGGCAAGTCTCGAGAACTGACACGCTCACAGATTACTACCGCTCTTCGACGGGTTGGCCTTTGGAGTAACTCAATTGTGTTTCTTTGCCCTGATTTGGTTAGCATAAAAAGGCGGGCGTTACTCGTTACTGGTGAAATGCTTTTTGATGCTGTTCGGGAATACGTATCTAAAAAGGAAGATTTGCCTGGCGTTGCATCAGCAGAAATCGTTCGATTGCCAACTGACCAGGAAGTCCCAATCGGCAAACTTGAACTAAGAGTCAAATCCTCAAATAAACAACTAAAAGGTCGCGTGAATGTTCCCATCGAGATAGTAATTGATGGCAGAACTTACCGGACGGTCTACGTCCCAGCTCTAATCAAAGTTATCGCACAAGTGCCGGTAGCGACAAAAACCATCGCAAAAGATGAAGAGTTAGATGCGTCAAATATCTCGCTTGAAGAACGAGACATAACCAACCTTCCAAATGACATTATAATTGGCAAGCCAGAAGCAGGATGGAGTGCATGTGTGCCAATTCCACAGGGTTCGGTACTTCGTCGAGGATGGATAGCATCCCCTCCAGTAATTAAATCAGGCGACGCAGTGATTGTTTTTGTAAACAACGGAGCAGTCAGTGTGAGCGACAAAGGCGTTGCTGTGCAAGAAGGCCGCATTGGCGACCGCATTAAAGTTAGATTGTTTAGAGACTCCCAAGAAGTCCGCGGGACAGTAACCGCACCTGGGATTATCGAGATTTCACTTGACAGGAGGACGTAG
- a CDS encoding flagellar basal body L-ring protein FlgH yields MLLRRFAFLSIVLLIATITSLCADSLWQPTEKSLFADLRPSKVGDLITVLIVEQSAASQKAGQSFDKSLEHDNAAGIGPFLKLVPELGYTSSQNSSTSGESVVSNKFETRLAATVTNVQKNGNLEIKAERSLNMNGDKQTIILTGIVRPQDIRSDNTVLSTNLADVRIETIGKGPVGNRTKEGFISKILRFLF; encoded by the coding sequence ATGTTACTCAGAAGATTCGCATTTTTAAGTATTGTTTTGCTTATAGCTACAATCACATCTCTCTGTGCTGATTCACTATGGCAGCCAACGGAGAAAAGCCTCTTTGCTGATTTAAGGCCAAGCAAGGTTGGCGATTTAATTACAGTATTAATCGTTGAACAGTCCGCCGCTTCACAAAAAGCTGGACAAAGCTTTGACAAGAGCCTTGAGCATGACAATGCAGCAGGCATTGGTCCATTTCTGAAATTGGTTCCCGAGCTTGGCTATACTTCATCACAGAATAGCTCGACGTCCGGCGAAAGCGTGGTAAGCAACAAGTTCGAGACCCGACTTGCTGCTACCGTAACAAATGTTCAAAAGAACGGCAATCTCGAAATTAAAGCCGAGCGATCGCTCAACATGAATGGTGATAAACAAACCATAATTCTGACGGGGATTGTTCGGCCTCAAGACATCAGGTCTGATAACACAGTACTTTCAACTAATTTGGCTGATGTTAGGATTGAAACCATTGGCAAAGGCCCGGTAGGTAACCGTACAAAAGAAGGTTTTATTAGCAAGATACTGAGGTTTTTATTCTAG